Proteins encoded by one window of Gouania willdenowi chromosome 4, fGouWil2.1, whole genome shotgun sequence:
- the LOC114461613 gene encoding uncharacterized protein LOC114461613 isoform X3: MYNRMVVHVDRAIPINNLRISTVLTIGPQECNPQGIMQFNSQGTKQQLCKPQGMTQQLCMCKPQETIQEFNSQGTKQEFCQPQRTKQQLCKPQGMTQQLCMCKPQETIQEFNSQGTKQQLCKPQGIKQQEFNLQGTTYYKVMEKAHLTPREKYIEPITTNMEYGWYVTRQI; encoded by the exons atGTACAATAGAATGGTCGTGCATGTGGATCGTGCCATACCGATAAATAACTTAAGAATCTCAACTGTGTTGACCATTGGACCTCAGGAGTGCAATCCTCAGGGGATCATGCAGTTCAATTCTCAGGG GACCAAACAACAGTTGTGCAAACCTCAGGGAATGACACAACAGTTGTGCATGTGCAAACCTCAAGAGACCATACAGGAGTTCAATTCTCAGGGGACCAAACAAGAGTTTTGCCAACCTCAGAGGACCAAACAACAGTTGTGCAAACCTCAGGGAATGACACAACAGTTGTGCATGTGCAAACCTCAAGAGACCATACAGGAGTTCAATTCTCAGGGGACCAAACAACAGTTGTGCAAACCTCAGGGAATTAAACAACAGGAGTTCAATCTTCAGGGAA CTACCTATTACAAGGTGATGGAGAAGGCCCACCTAACACCCCGTGAAAAATACATTGAGCCTATCACAACGAACATGGAATATGGATGGTATGTCACCAGGCAG atttaa
- the LOC114461613 gene encoding uncharacterized protein LOC114461613 isoform X1 yields MYNRMVVHVDRAIPINNLRISTVLTIGPQECNPQGIMQFNSQGTKQQLCKPQGMTQQLCMCKPQETIQEFNSQGTKQEFCQPQRTKQQLCKPQGMTQQLCMCKPQETIQEFNSQGTKQEFCQPQRTKQQLCKPQGMTQQLCMCKPQETIQEFNSQGTKQQLCKPQGIKQQEFNLQGTTYYKVMEKAHLTPREKYIEPITTNMEYGWYVTRQI; encoded by the exons atGTACAATAGAATGGTCGTGCATGTGGATCGTGCCATACCGATAAATAACTTAAGAATCTCAACTGTGTTGACCATTGGACCTCAGGAGTGCAATCCTCAGGGGATCATGCAGTTCAATTCTCAGGGGACCAAACAACAGTTGTGCAAACCTCAGGGAATGACACAACAGTTGTGCATGTGCAAACCTCAAGAGACCATACAGGAGTTCAATTCTCAGGGGACCAAACAAGAGTTTTGCCAACCTCAGAGGACCAAACAACAGTTGTGCAAACCTCAGGGAATGACACAACAGTTGTGCATGTGCAAACCTCAAGAGACCATACAGGAGTTCAATTCTCAGGGGACCAAACAAGAGTTTTGCCAACCTCAGAGGACCAAACAACAGTTGTGCAAACCTCAGGGAATGACACAACAGTTGTGCATGTGCAAACCTCAAGAGACCATACAGGAGTTCAATTCTCAGGGGACCAAACAACAGTTGTGCAAACCTCAGGGAATTAAACAACAGGAGTTCAATCTTCAGGGAA CTACCTATTACAAGGTGATGGAGAAGGCCCACCTAACACCCCGTGAAAAATACATTGAGCCTATCACAACGAACATGGAATATGGATGGTATGTCACCAGGCAG atttaa
- the LOC114461613 gene encoding uncharacterized protein LOC114461613 isoform X2 yields MQFNSQGTKQQLCKPQGMTQQLCMCKPQETIQEFNSQGTKQEFCQPQRTKQQLCKPQGMTQQLCMCKPQETIQEFNSQGTKQEFCQPQRTKQQLCKPQGMTQQLCMCKPQETIQEFNSQGTKQQLCKPQGIKQQEFNLQGTTYYKVMEKAHLTPREKYIEPITTNMEYGWYVTRQI; encoded by the exons ATGCAGTTCAATTCTCAGGGGACCAAACAACAGTTGTGCAAACCTCAGGGAATGACACAACAGTTGTGCATGTGCAAACCTCAAGAGACCATACAGGAGTTCAATTCTCAGGGGACCAAACAAGAGTTTTGCCAACCTCAGAGGACCAAACAACAGTTGTGCAAACCTCAGGGAATGACACAACAGTTGTGCATGTGCAAACCTCAAGAGACCATACAGGAGTTCAATTCTCAGGGGACCAAACAAGAGTTTTGCCAACCTCAGAGGACCAAACAACAGTTGTGCAAACCTCAGGGAATGACACAACAGTTGTGCATGTGCAAACCTCAAGAGACCATACAGGAGTTCAATTCTCAGGGGACCAAACAACAGTTGTGCAAACCTCAGGGAATTAAACAACAGGAGTTCAATCTTCAGGGAA CTACCTATTACAAGGTGATGGAGAAGGCCCACCTAACACCCCGTGAAAAATACATTGAGCCTATCACAACGAACATGGAATATGGATGGTATGTCACCAGGCAG atttaa